Proteins encoded within one genomic window of Triticum aestivum cultivar Chinese Spring chromosome 2D, IWGSC CS RefSeq v2.1, whole genome shotgun sequence:
- the LOC123052502 gene encoding cysteine-rich receptor-like protein kinase 6 isoform X2, which produces MPYTQTHNTMSHLVVVVASLAVVLLARCAAAYPWHLCGTAANFTANTTYQANLGLLAAALPKNISSSRHLFATAVVGAAPDQVSALALCRGDANATACSGCLAVAFQDVQNQCAYDKDAAIYYDPCALYYSSNATSLASMDNVGRTNRVNNQNVTSDPGRFNRQAAALVSATADYAAYNSTRRYASGEADLGVGGQFPRVYSWAQCTPDLTPARCRGCLAGLIAKMSRRFTGSVGGRSLGVRCSYRYETYSFLDGPVMVRLAAPPSSAAPAPAPAVGPTVPTPGAVAGERKFVVTATVLVIVLPTIAALVIINLIVWLCIWRRMRRPQAGATQPCKALQTSQTPQLERNRLDYSLGLANYNTCISSDSSRENMESVRIDAHRHFYAESCDRGFRSVQAWRPKQAHS; this is translated from the exons ATGCCATACACACAGACACACAACACAATGAGCCACCTCGTCGTGGTCGTGGCATCcctcgccgtcgtgctgctggcGCGGTGCGCAGCGGCGTATCCGTGGCATTTGTGCGGCACGGCGGCCAACTTCACGGCCAACACCACGTACCAGGCCAACCTCGGCCTCCTCGCCGCGGCGCTGCCCAAGAACATCTCCTCGTCCCGGCACCTCTTCGCCACCGCCGTGGTCGGCGCCGCCCCGGACCAGGTCTCGGCGCTCGCGCTCTGCCGGGGCGACGCCAACGCCACGGCCTGCTCCGGCTGCCTCGCCGTGGCCTTCCAGGACGTGCAGAACCAGTGCGCCTACGACAAGGACGCCGCCATCTACTACGACCCCTGCGCCCTCTACTACTCCTCCAACGCCACCTCCCTCGCCTCCATGGATAACGTCGGGAGGACGAACCGCGTCAACAACCAGAACGTCACGTCCGACCCCGGGCGGTTCAACCGCCAGGCGGCCGCGCTCGTGAGCGCCACCGCCGACTACGCGGCGTACAACTCCACGCGCCGGTACGCGTCCGGGGAGGCCGACCTCGGCGTCGGCGGCCAGTTCCCCAGGGTGTACAGCTGGGCGCAGTGCACGCCGGACCTGACGCCGGCGCGGTGCCGTGGTTGCCTCGCCGGACTCATTGCCAAAATGTCTAGGCGGTTCACCGGCAGCGTCGGAGGGAGATCTCTTGGGGTCAGGTGCAGCTACCGATACGAGACGTACTCCTTCCTCGACGGCCCGGTGATGGTCAGGCTGGCTGCGCCGCCGAGCTCGGCCGCGCCTGCGCCTGCGCCGGCAGTTGGGCCCACGGTTCCGACTCCAGGGGCGGTCGCCGGAG AGAGGAAGTTCGTCGTTACTGCCACGGTCCTTGTTATTGTGCTGCCTACCATCGCAGCTCTGGTGATAATCAACCTTATTGTTTGGCTCTGTAtctggaggaggatgaggaggccaCAAGCAGGAGCAACTCAACCATGTAAAGCCCTGCAAACTTCTCAAACTCCACAGCTTGAAAGAAACAGATTAGATTATTCACTTGGATTAGCTAATTATAACACGTGTATATCATCAGATTCTAGTCGCGAGAACATGGAAAGCGTTAGAATCGATGCTCATCGACATTTCTACGCTGAGAGCTGCGACCGGGGGTTTCGCAGTGTACAAG CTTGGCGACCAAAACAAGCTCATTCTTGA
- the LOC123052501 gene encoding cysteine-rich receptor-like protein kinase 6, with amino-acid sequence MAHHPVLSVGVAIVAVALLASPAAGVYPWTICGHSTYTAKSQYLANINRIGATLPRNASRSPDLFATALVGAVPQQVWALALCRGDANASYCLTCLDQAFQDLPNACPYSRDSTIYYDSCVLHYSNIRSRPGDDTTYNPTLPLRNNVNATAEPARFQRVVAALLNATVSYAVTNSTRLYASGQADFDRELPKVYAWAQCTPDLTPARCRDCLAVNIKTWAPVFTDSIGARILGMRCSYRYETTPFFDGPVMVRLAGTSANSAAPASAPAVVPNVLTPAAAAGEGRKYSVPGMVLIVLLPTAAAINLVVCFLLWRRRRPLAEANQPYPGYSAKAEDIESVDSMLIDISTLRAATGDFAETNKLGEGGFGAVYKGTLPDGEEIAVKRLSKSSAQGVEELKNELALVAKLKHKNLVRLVGVCLEQQERLLVYEFLPNRSLDKILFDTEKREQLDWGKRYKIIHGIARGLQYLHEDSQLKVVHRDLKASNILLDTNMNPKISDFGLARLFGRDQTQAVTSRVVGTYGYMAPEYVMRGNYSVKSDAFSFGVMVLEIVTGRKNNDCYNSQQSEDLLTTIWEHWTAGTVLATVDPSISSSFSESDVRRCVHVGLLCVQGNPADRPVMSSVVMMLGGETVSLSAPSKPAFYARNAGADHPVISSTVSVQDGPGVSI; translated from the exons ATGGCTCACCACCCGGTCCTGTCCGTGGGCGTGGCCATCGTCGCCGTCGCACTGCTCGCTTCCCCCGCCGCGGGAGTATACCCATGGACAATTTGCGGCCACAGCACCTACACGGCCAAGAGCCAGTACCTGGCCAACATCAACCGCATCGGCGCCACGCTTCCGAGGAACGCCTCCCGGTCGCCGGACCTGTTCGCCACAGCCCTGGTCGGCGCCGTTCCGCAGCAAGTCTGGGCGCTGGCGCTCTGCCGCGGCGACGCCAACGCCTCCTACTGCCTCACCTGCCTCGACCAGGCCTTCCAGGACCTGCCCAACGCGTGCCCCTACAGCAGGGACAGCACCATCTACTACGACTCCTGCGTGCTCCACTACTCCAACATCCGGTCCCGCCCCGGCGACGACACCACCTACAACCCGACGCTCCCGCTCCGCAACAACGTCAACGCCACGGCGGAGCCGGCCCGGTTCCAGCGCGTCGTGGCCGCGCTCTTGAACGCCACCGTGAGCTACGCCGTCACCAACTCCACGCGGCTGTATGCGTCCGGGCAGGCCGACTTCGACCGGGAGCTCCCCAAGGTGTACGCCTGGGCGCAGTGCACACCTGACCTGACGCCGGCGCGGTGCCGGGACTGCCTCGCCGTGAACATCAAGACATGGGCGCCTGTGTTCACGGACTCCATCGGGGCCAGGATTCTTGGGATGAGGTGCAGCTACCGGTACGAAACAACGCCCTTCTTTGATGGCCCGGTGATGGTGCGGCTGGCAGGAACGTCGGCCAACTCTGCTGCACCGGCGTCGGCGCCTGCTGTGGTGCCCAACGTTTTGACGccagcggcggcggccggagaaG GGAGAAAGTACAGTGTTCCTGGCATGGTTCTCATAGTTCTTCTTCCTACCGCAGCAGCCATAAACCTTGTCGTTTGCTTCCTTCTCTGGAGGAGGCGCCGGCCACTAGCAGAAGCAAATCAGCCAT ATCCAGGTTATTCCGCCAAAGCCGAGGACATCGAAAGTGTGGACTCGATGCTGATCGACATCTCAACTTTACGAGCTGCAACCGGAGATTTCGCGGAAACAAACAAGCTCGGCGAAGGTGGATTTGGTGCGGTGTACAAG GGTACTCTCCCGGACGGCGAAGAAATAGCAGTAAAGAGACTGTCGAAGAGCTCGGCACAAGGAGTGGAGGAGCTGAAGAATGAGCTCGCCTTGGTTGCCAAGCTTAAGCACAAGAACCTGGTGAGGCTTGTGGGCGTCTGCCTAGAGCAGCAGGAGAGGCTGCTCGTCTACGAGTTCCTCCCAAACCGGAGCCTCGATAAGATCCTATTCG ACACGGAGAAACGCGAGCAGCTCGACTGGGGAAAGAGGTACAAGATCATACACGGGATTGCTCGAGGCCTGCAGTACCTCCATGAAGACTCCCAGCTCAAAGTAGTCCACCGTGACCTCAAAGCCAGCAACATCTTGCTTGACACCAACATGAACCCCAAGATCTCGGACTTCGGCCTCGCCAGGCTCTTCGGGCGAGACCAGACGCAGGCCGTCACCAGCCGCGTCGTCGGAACATA CGGGTACATGGCGCCGGAGTACGTGATGCGCGGGAACTACTCCGTGAAGTCGGACGCGTTCAGCTTCGGGGTCATGGTGCTGGAGATCGTGACGGGCAGGAAGAACAACGACTGCTACAACTCCCAGCAGTCTGAAGATCTCTTGACTACG ATATGGGAGCACTGGACGGCCGGAACAGTGTTGGCTACGGTGGACCCGAGCATCAGCAGCAGCTTCTCGGAGAGCGACGTCCGAAGGTGCGTCCACGTAGGGCTTCTGTGCGTTCAGGGGAACCCGGCGGATCGGCCGGTGATGTCGTCGGTGGTCATGATGCTCGGAGGCGAAACAGTCTCTCTCAGCGCCCCGTCCAAGCCGGCGTTCTACGCGAGGAACGCCGGTGCCGATCACCCGGTCATCTCCTCCACTGTGTCCGTGCAGGATGGTCCTGGAGTGTCTATTTAA
- the LOC123052498 gene encoding cysteine-rich receptor-like protein kinase 10 isoform X1, whose translation MAIPEAGAVVDCAANSCLIYHLFRFLPETSMLGGILVLAAVLLPLAAPQATQWQSTTCASGAYAANSTYQTNLGLLAAALPANVSASPAGFATATTCVVPDLISALALCRGDTNASSCRACVAAGFPGAQRGCPNSKDVAIYQDGCVLRFSDQRFLDFVGVESPAGTYSTDVGNLTAPAAWFNAAALALLNATVDQAVAATARGDPAKKYFATGEGSFDATYYPKIYGLAQCVPEMTAAQCRGCLAGFIGAAPWFLFQNGKSGGRALGVWCNLRYSVSPFYTGGAMVKLSAPAAVLSVATAETPAGRKGRVAGISTGAACFAVLMLILAVFAFIRSKTRKAKKHDDSFNKMARGKCTIYDFPTLQEATGNFSEKHKLGEGGFGTVYKGNLPDGQEIAVKKLIDGAGAGHGLDQIRNEVLVLAQLQHKNLVRLLGFCLHQKEMLLVYEYIRNGSLDNFLFVDASRRNTLNWDEEYNIILGIAKGIMYLHEDSSVRIIHRDLKANNILIDDAMDPKIADFGLARLQVGGHTQTMTARVVGTYGYMAPEYAIHGNVSPKIDIFSFGVLVLEIVTKRRNCGSDDCETDTVNLLSDVWTCWSKGTISQMIDESLEGHPRIQALRYIHIGLLCVQADPDDRPDIPSIIFMLSREDMELQPPAQPAFFFGEDSNSPSPPCQQGIYVYNRSEVIFENTSVNELTITDAYPR comes from the exons atggcaatcccggaGGCCGGAGCTGTTGTCGATTGTGCAGCCAACTCGTGCTTGATCTACCATCTCTTCCGCTTTCTGCCAGAGACAAGCATGCTCGGCGGCATCCTCGTTCTCGCGGCCGTGCTGCTGCCGCTGGCCGCGCCCCAGGCGACGCAGTGGCAGTCCACGACATGCGCCAGCGGCGCCTACGCGGCCAACAGCACCTACCAGACCAACCTGGGCCTGCTCGCCGCGGCGCTACCGGCCaacgtctcggcctcgccggccgGCTTCGCCACGGCCACCACATGCGTGGTGCCGGACCTCATCTCCGCGCTGGCGCTCTGCCGTGGCGACACCAACGCGTCGTCCTGCCGCGCCTGCGTCGCGGCGGGCTTCCCCGGGGCGCAGCGCGGCTGCCCCAACAGCAAGGACGTCGCCATCTACCAGGACGGCTGCGTCCTCCGCTTCTCCGACCAGCGCTTCCTGGACTTCGTAGGCGTGGAATCCCCCGCCGGCACCTACTCCACGGACGTGGGGAACCTCACAGCCCCAGCGGCCTGGTTCAACGCCGCCGCCCTCGCGCTCCTGAACGCGACGGTCGACCAGGCCGTGGCCGCGACCGCGCGCGGCGACCCCGCCAAGAAGTACTTCGCCACGGGCGAGGGGAGCTTCGACGCGACCTACTACCCGAAGATTTACGGGCTGGCGCAGTGCGTGCCGGAAATGACGGCCGCGCAGTGCCGGGGCTGCCTCGCTGGCTTCATCGGAGCCGCGCCGTGGTTCTTGTTCCAGAACGGGAAGTCTGGCGGCCGAGCTCTTGGGGTCTGGTGCAACCTGAGGTACAGCGTGAGCCCGTTCTACACGGGAGGCGCCATGGTGAAGCTCTCGGCGCCCGCAGCCGTGCTTTCTGTTGCTACCGCAGAGACGCCAGCAG GGAGGAAAGGGAGAGTGGCAGGGATCTCTACAGGCGCCGCTTGTTTCGCTGTCCTGATGTTGATTCTTGCAGTCTTTGCTTTTATTCGCTCCAAGACAAGAAAGGCCAAGAAGCATGACGACT CATTTAACAAAATGGCAAGAGGGAAGTGCACTATCTACGATTTTCCGACGCTGCAAGAGGCAACCGGAAACTTCTCAGAGAAGCACAAGCTTGGAGAAGGCGGTTTCGGAACTGTATACAAG GGGAACCTCCCAGACGGGCAGGAAATAGCAGTGAAGAAACTTATAGATGGTGCTGGTGCTGGACATGGACTGGATCAGATACGGAATGAAGTGCTGGTATTGGCACAGCTCCAGCACAAGAACCTTGTTAGGTTGCTGGGGTTTTGCCTGCATCAGAAGGAGATGCTACTTGTCTACGAATACATCAGGAACGGGAGCCTCGACAACTTCCTTTTTG TAGATGCAAGTCGAAGAAATACACTAAACTGGGATGAAGAGTACAACATCATTCTCGGAATTGCCAAGGGCATAATGTATCTTCACGAGGACTCGAGCGTAAGGATCATCCACCGAGACCTGAAAGCTAACAACATTCTGATTGATGATGCCATGGATCCGAAGATTGCGGACTTCGGGTTAGCTAGGCTGCAAGTCGGAGGCCATACTCAGACCATGACAGCTAGAGTTGTTGGAACATA CGGGTATATGGCGCCGGAGTATGCAATACACGGAAACGTGTCGCCAAAGATCGACATTTTCAGCTTTGGTGTCTTGGTGCTTGAAATTGTAACCAAGAGGAGGAACTGCGGCTCAGATGATTGCGAGACGGATACGGTGAATCTCCTGAGCGAT GTATGGACTTGTTGGAGCAAAGGGACGATATCACAGATGATTGATGAATCACTCGAAGGACACCCCCGAATCCAGGCGCTAAGATATATCCACATTGGGTTGCTGTGCGTCCAAGCTGACCCAGACGACAGGCCTGACATCCCATCCATCATTTTCATGTTGAGCAGGGAGGACATGGAGCTTCAGCCACCAGCACAGCCTGCATTCTTCTTCGGAGAAGACTCAAACTCACCTTCTCCGCCGTGCCAGCAGGGCATCTACGTGTACAACCGGTCTGAGGTGATCTTTGAAAATACTTCTGTGAATGAGCTCACAATTACTGACGCATATCCTAGATAA
- the LOC123052502 gene encoding cysteine-rich receptor-like protein kinase 6 isoform X1, with the protein MPYTQTHNTMSHLVVVVASLAVVLLARCAAAYPWHLCGTAANFTANTTYQANLGLLAAALPKNISSSRHLFATAVVGAAPDQVSALALCRGDANATACSGCLAVAFQDVQNQCAYDKDAAIYYDPCALYYSSNATSLASMDNVGRTNRVNNQNVTSDPGRFNRQAAALVSATADYAAYNSTRRYASGEADLGVGGQFPRVYSWAQCTPDLTPARCRGCLAGLIAKMSRRFTGSVGGRSLGVRCSYRYETYSFLDGPVMVRLAAPPSSAAPAPAPAVGPTVPTPGAVAGERKFVVTATVLVIVLPTIAALVIINLIVWLCIWRRMRRPQAGATQPYSSRENMESVRIDAHRHFYAESCDRGFRSVQACVVGASISSVSPAPLPSLHRLRLYLVCVVGASPSPALAPPFHWLRRQDLIFILRRLDLQRPSSIPTPAAAQVQISELYQRLSELVPNVRQPTM; encoded by the exons ATGCCATACACACAGACACACAACACAATGAGCCACCTCGTCGTGGTCGTGGCATCcctcgccgtcgtgctgctggcGCGGTGCGCAGCGGCGTATCCGTGGCATTTGTGCGGCACGGCGGCCAACTTCACGGCCAACACCACGTACCAGGCCAACCTCGGCCTCCTCGCCGCGGCGCTGCCCAAGAACATCTCCTCGTCCCGGCACCTCTTCGCCACCGCCGTGGTCGGCGCCGCCCCGGACCAGGTCTCGGCGCTCGCGCTCTGCCGGGGCGACGCCAACGCCACGGCCTGCTCCGGCTGCCTCGCCGTGGCCTTCCAGGACGTGCAGAACCAGTGCGCCTACGACAAGGACGCCGCCATCTACTACGACCCCTGCGCCCTCTACTACTCCTCCAACGCCACCTCCCTCGCCTCCATGGATAACGTCGGGAGGACGAACCGCGTCAACAACCAGAACGTCACGTCCGACCCCGGGCGGTTCAACCGCCAGGCGGCCGCGCTCGTGAGCGCCACCGCCGACTACGCGGCGTACAACTCCACGCGCCGGTACGCGTCCGGGGAGGCCGACCTCGGCGTCGGCGGCCAGTTCCCCAGGGTGTACAGCTGGGCGCAGTGCACGCCGGACCTGACGCCGGCGCGGTGCCGTGGTTGCCTCGCCGGACTCATTGCCAAAATGTCTAGGCGGTTCACCGGCAGCGTCGGAGGGAGATCTCTTGGGGTCAGGTGCAGCTACCGATACGAGACGTACTCCTTCCTCGACGGCCCGGTGATGGTCAGGCTGGCTGCGCCGCCGAGCTCGGCCGCGCCTGCGCCTGCGCCGGCAGTTGGGCCCACGGTTCCGACTCCAGGGGCGGTCGCCGGAG AGAGGAAGTTCGTCGTTACTGCCACGGTCCTTGTTATTGTGCTGCCTACCATCGCAGCTCTGGTGATAATCAACCTTATTGTTTGGCTCTGTAtctggaggaggatgaggaggccaCAAGCAGGAGCAACTCAACCAT ATTCTAGTCGCGAGAACATGGAAAGCGTTAGAATCGATGCTCATCGACATTTCTACGCTGAGAGCTGCGACCGGGGGTTTCGCAGTGTACAAG CCTGCGTCGTCGGCGCCTCTATCTCGTCTGTGTCGCCGGCGCCTCTCCCTAGCCTGCATCGCCTGCGCCTCTACCTCGTCTGTGTCGTCGGCGCCTCTCCCTCGCCCGCGTTGGCGCCGCCTTTCCATTGGCTCCGTCGCCAAGATCTCATTTTTATTCTCCGGCGGCTCGATCTGCAACGGCCTTCCTCCATTCCAACGCCAGCAGCTGCG CAGGTGCAGATCTCCGAGCTTTACCAACGCCTCTCCGAGCTCGTCCCCAACGTGCGGCAGCCGACCATGTAG
- the LOC123052502 gene encoding cysteine-rich receptor-like protein kinase 6 isoform X3 → MPYTQTHNTMSHLVVVVASLAVVLLARCAAAYPWHLCGTAANFTANTTYQANLGLLAAALPKNISSSRHLFATAVVGAAPDQVSALALCRGDANATACSGCLAVAFQDVQNQCAYDKDAAIYYDPCALYYSSNATSLASMDNVGRTNRVNNQNVTSDPGRFNRQAAALVSATADYAAYNSTRRYASGEADLGVGGQFPRVYSWAQCTPDLTPARCRGCLAGLIAKMSRRFTGSVGGRSLGVRCSYRYETYSFLDGPVMVRLAAPPSSAAPAPAPAVGPTVPTPGAVAGERKFVVTATVLVIVLPTIAALVIINLIVWLCIWRRMRRPQAGATQPYSSRENMESVRIDAHRHFYAESCDRGFRSVQAWRPKQAHS, encoded by the exons ATGCCATACACACAGACACACAACACAATGAGCCACCTCGTCGTGGTCGTGGCATCcctcgccgtcgtgctgctggcGCGGTGCGCAGCGGCGTATCCGTGGCATTTGTGCGGCACGGCGGCCAACTTCACGGCCAACACCACGTACCAGGCCAACCTCGGCCTCCTCGCCGCGGCGCTGCCCAAGAACATCTCCTCGTCCCGGCACCTCTTCGCCACCGCCGTGGTCGGCGCCGCCCCGGACCAGGTCTCGGCGCTCGCGCTCTGCCGGGGCGACGCCAACGCCACGGCCTGCTCCGGCTGCCTCGCCGTGGCCTTCCAGGACGTGCAGAACCAGTGCGCCTACGACAAGGACGCCGCCATCTACTACGACCCCTGCGCCCTCTACTACTCCTCCAACGCCACCTCCCTCGCCTCCATGGATAACGTCGGGAGGACGAACCGCGTCAACAACCAGAACGTCACGTCCGACCCCGGGCGGTTCAACCGCCAGGCGGCCGCGCTCGTGAGCGCCACCGCCGACTACGCGGCGTACAACTCCACGCGCCGGTACGCGTCCGGGGAGGCCGACCTCGGCGTCGGCGGCCAGTTCCCCAGGGTGTACAGCTGGGCGCAGTGCACGCCGGACCTGACGCCGGCGCGGTGCCGTGGTTGCCTCGCCGGACTCATTGCCAAAATGTCTAGGCGGTTCACCGGCAGCGTCGGAGGGAGATCTCTTGGGGTCAGGTGCAGCTACCGATACGAGACGTACTCCTTCCTCGACGGCCCGGTGATGGTCAGGCTGGCTGCGCCGCCGAGCTCGGCCGCGCCTGCGCCTGCGCCGGCAGTTGGGCCCACGGTTCCGACTCCAGGGGCGGTCGCCGGAG AGAGGAAGTTCGTCGTTACTGCCACGGTCCTTGTTATTGTGCTGCCTACCATCGCAGCTCTGGTGATAATCAACCTTATTGTTTGGCTCTGTAtctggaggaggatgaggaggccaCAAGCAGGAGCAACTCAACCAT ATTCTAGTCGCGAGAACATGGAAAGCGTTAGAATCGATGCTCATCGACATTTCTACGCTGAGAGCTGCGACCGGGGGTTTCGCAGTGTACAAG CTTGGCGACCAAAACAAGCTCATTCTTGA
- the LOC123052498 gene encoding cysteine-rich receptor-like protein kinase 10 isoform X2, protein MAIPEAGAVVDCAANSCLIYHLFRFLPETSMLGGILVLAAVLLPLAAPQATQWQSTTCASGAYAANSTYQTNLGLLAAALPANVSASPAGFATATTCVVPDLISALALCRGDTNASSCRACVAAGFPGAQRGCPNSKDVAIYQDGCVLRFSDQRFLDFVGVESPAGTYSTDVGNLTAPAAWFNAAALALLNATVDQAVAATARGDPAKKYFATGEGSFDATYYPKIYGLAQCVPEMTAAQCRGCLAGFIGAAPWFLFQNGKSGGRALGVWCNLRYSVSPFYTGGAMVKLSAPAAVLSVATAETPAGRKGRVAGISTGAACFAVLMLILAVFAFIRSKTRKAKKHDDSFNKMARGKCTIYDFPTLQEATGNFSEKHKLGEGGFGTVYKGNLPDGQEIAVKKLIDGAGAGHGLDQIRNEVLVLAQLQHKNLVRLLGFCLHQKEMLLVYEYIRNGSLDNFLFDASRRNTLNWDEEYNIILGIAKGIMYLHEDSSVRIIHRDLKANNILIDDAMDPKIADFGLARLQVGGHTQTMTARVVGTYGYMAPEYAIHGNVSPKIDIFSFGVLVLEIVTKRRNCGSDDCETDTVNLLSDVWTCWSKGTISQMIDESLEGHPRIQALRYIHIGLLCVQADPDDRPDIPSIIFMLSREDMELQPPAQPAFFFGEDSNSPSPPCQQGIYVYNRSEVIFENTSVNELTITDAYPR, encoded by the exons atggcaatcccggaGGCCGGAGCTGTTGTCGATTGTGCAGCCAACTCGTGCTTGATCTACCATCTCTTCCGCTTTCTGCCAGAGACAAGCATGCTCGGCGGCATCCTCGTTCTCGCGGCCGTGCTGCTGCCGCTGGCCGCGCCCCAGGCGACGCAGTGGCAGTCCACGACATGCGCCAGCGGCGCCTACGCGGCCAACAGCACCTACCAGACCAACCTGGGCCTGCTCGCCGCGGCGCTACCGGCCaacgtctcggcctcgccggccgGCTTCGCCACGGCCACCACATGCGTGGTGCCGGACCTCATCTCCGCGCTGGCGCTCTGCCGTGGCGACACCAACGCGTCGTCCTGCCGCGCCTGCGTCGCGGCGGGCTTCCCCGGGGCGCAGCGCGGCTGCCCCAACAGCAAGGACGTCGCCATCTACCAGGACGGCTGCGTCCTCCGCTTCTCCGACCAGCGCTTCCTGGACTTCGTAGGCGTGGAATCCCCCGCCGGCACCTACTCCACGGACGTGGGGAACCTCACAGCCCCAGCGGCCTGGTTCAACGCCGCCGCCCTCGCGCTCCTGAACGCGACGGTCGACCAGGCCGTGGCCGCGACCGCGCGCGGCGACCCCGCCAAGAAGTACTTCGCCACGGGCGAGGGGAGCTTCGACGCGACCTACTACCCGAAGATTTACGGGCTGGCGCAGTGCGTGCCGGAAATGACGGCCGCGCAGTGCCGGGGCTGCCTCGCTGGCTTCATCGGAGCCGCGCCGTGGTTCTTGTTCCAGAACGGGAAGTCTGGCGGCCGAGCTCTTGGGGTCTGGTGCAACCTGAGGTACAGCGTGAGCCCGTTCTACACGGGAGGCGCCATGGTGAAGCTCTCGGCGCCCGCAGCCGTGCTTTCTGTTGCTACCGCAGAGACGCCAGCAG GGAGGAAAGGGAGAGTGGCAGGGATCTCTACAGGCGCCGCTTGTTTCGCTGTCCTGATGTTGATTCTTGCAGTCTTTGCTTTTATTCGCTCCAAGACAAGAAAGGCCAAGAAGCATGACGACT CATTTAACAAAATGGCAAGAGGGAAGTGCACTATCTACGATTTTCCGACGCTGCAAGAGGCAACCGGAAACTTCTCAGAGAAGCACAAGCTTGGAGAAGGCGGTTTCGGAACTGTATACAAG GGGAACCTCCCAGACGGGCAGGAAATAGCAGTGAAGAAACTTATAGATGGTGCTGGTGCTGGACATGGACTGGATCAGATACGGAATGAAGTGCTGGTATTGGCACAGCTCCAGCACAAGAACCTTGTTAGGTTGCTGGGGTTTTGCCTGCATCAGAAGGAGATGCTACTTGTCTACGAATACATCAGGAACGGGAGCCTCGACAACTTCCTTTTTG ATGCAAGTCGAAGAAATACACTAAACTGGGATGAAGAGTACAACATCATTCTCGGAATTGCCAAGGGCATAATGTATCTTCACGAGGACTCGAGCGTAAGGATCATCCACCGAGACCTGAAAGCTAACAACATTCTGATTGATGATGCCATGGATCCGAAGATTGCGGACTTCGGGTTAGCTAGGCTGCAAGTCGGAGGCCATACTCAGACCATGACAGCTAGAGTTGTTGGAACATA CGGGTATATGGCGCCGGAGTATGCAATACACGGAAACGTGTCGCCAAAGATCGACATTTTCAGCTTTGGTGTCTTGGTGCTTGAAATTGTAACCAAGAGGAGGAACTGCGGCTCAGATGATTGCGAGACGGATACGGTGAATCTCCTGAGCGAT GTATGGACTTGTTGGAGCAAAGGGACGATATCACAGATGATTGATGAATCACTCGAAGGACACCCCCGAATCCAGGCGCTAAGATATATCCACATTGGGTTGCTGTGCGTCCAAGCTGACCCAGACGACAGGCCTGACATCCCATCCATCATTTTCATGTTGAGCAGGGAGGACATGGAGCTTCAGCCACCAGCACAGCCTGCATTCTTCTTCGGAGAAGACTCAAACTCACCTTCTCCGCCGTGCCAGCAGGGCATCTACGTGTACAACCGGTCTGAGGTGATCTTTGAAAATACTTCTGTGAATGAGCTCACAATTACTGACGCATATCCTAGATAA